TAATGCCCGCCGGTCGGACCGATGCATCGCGTGACGTCTGGCAGGCTAAGCATGTTCGCGTTCCGGGTAACGCCTCGCGGCGCGCTGCCGGTATTTCCGCTCCGCAATCGTCGCAAAAATCGGTCCCCTTGCCAGCGGGAAGTCGCGCCCGCGCATTCTTTACCGCGTCGGACACCGTATCGTCGATCTGATCCTGCACGGCGCCGTCGCGCGCCCAACCATTGGCCATGGCCTGTCTCCGTCGATGAAACGCGCGCTCGCCGCGGAAGCTCCCTGCCGTGTTGCGGGCGAGCGTGAAAACGGCGGCTCCGACTTTCGCCGGGCCGCCGCTTCATGTCGATGTTCGACGGCGGAGACTAGCTCGCGTTGAGCCC
The Sphingopyxis macrogoltabida genome window above contains:
- a CDS encoding DksA/TraR family C4-type zinc finger protein; its protein translation is MANGWARDGAVQDQIDDTVSDAVKNARARLPAGKGTDFCDDCGAEIPAARREALPGTRTCLACQTSRDASVRPAGINRRGSKDSQLR